The following are encoded in a window of Impatiens glandulifera chromosome 5, dImpGla2.1, whole genome shotgun sequence genomic DNA:
- the LOC124940232 gene encoding uncharacterized protein LOC124940232, with protein MWYRGSAPMQSPVTITAAAAPCLSNSTTSFKFLGGRFIAKWSPLRPVFVSQHLAQQMDGNQKEIGGGLGYAVLSALESSKTPPEKNSGLLRTNNRTSNTAERKSRRQQQRRGQESGELRGSDILLAIEKASFQKIEKKKMLKKEKLDEISETDSDEDEGEDFSSVRTLNIRSDWSSRLVELERRLQDLINVSSSTK; from the coding sequence ATGTGGTACCGGGGCTCCGCTCCAATGCAGTCGCCGGTGACGATCACGGCGGCGGCGGCCCCCTGTCTAAGCAATAGTACTACTTCTTTCAAGTTCCTCGGTGGCCGATTTATCGCCAAATGGTCGCCGCTCAGACCTGTATTTGTCTCTCAGCATCTCGCTCAACAGATGGATGGTAACCAAAAAGAAATCGGAGGTGGCCTGGGCTACGCCGTCCTCAGTGCTCTGGAATCATCGAAAACACCGCCGGAAAAAAATTCCGGTCTGCTAAGAACAAATAACCGTACGTCAAATACAGCGGAACGGAAATCGCGGCGGCAGCAGCAACGACGAGGACAAGAGAGTGGAGAATTAAGAGGATCTGATATCCTGTTAGCTATAGAAAAGGCTTCTTTTCAGAAAATCGAAAAGAAAAAGATGTTAAAGAAAGAGAAACTCGATGAAATTAGTGAGACGGATAGTGATGAAGATGAGGGTGAGGATTTCAGCAGCGTTCGGACGTTGAACATAAGAAGCGATTGGTCGAGCCGTCTGGTTGAATTGGAAAGGCGTCTTCAAGACCTTATTAATGTCTCCTCTTCCACAAAGTga